A genomic segment from Melospiza georgiana isolate bMelGeo1 chromosome 17, bMelGeo1.pri, whole genome shotgun sequence encodes:
- the LOC131090874 gene encoding uncharacterized protein LOC131090874 has product MGRSGRGSAGVFSPGPGHERRPEKGTGVCLPITARLSPSALSNHSRPFKPEAVPPISARSVAARRLRLAPLARTPEAPLPPPPLWEPAEQRPRCRCLGRRCCGREGRPGASSSGPGRDQVLVQGSGQAAGSGRTRPQQWRRREQRLRGPRGVADPSAAGIGGLGLVEPAGAASGCDWLAVRPWGINSGRWGGSAVSSAVKLGATGAVDARSEERRCGRTGPPRQLIRGAPPQGAVRSMSSF; this is encoded by the exons ATGGGGCGCTCCGGTAGGGGCTCTGCGGGGGTCTTTTCGCCGGGACCTGGGCACGAGAGAAGGCCGGAGAAGGGGACGGGGGTTTG CCTGCCAATCACGGCCCGCCTTTCTCCGTCCGCCCTGTCCAATCACAGCCGCCCTTTCAAACCGGAAGCGGTCCCGCCAATCTCAGCCCGCTCAGTCGCGGCTCGCCGCCTCAGACTGGCCCCGCTCGCCCGTACGCCTGAGGCGCCGCTCCCGCCACCGCCGCTTTGGGAGCCGGCGGAGCAGCGTCCCCGCTGCCGCTGCCTCGGCAGGCGCTGTTGCGGACGGGAAGGGCGGCCGGGAGCTTCCAGTTCAGGTCCTGGTCGGGATCAGGTTCTGGTCCAGGGAAGCGGGcaggcggcggggagcgggcggACACGGCCACAGCaatggcggcggcgggagcagcGCTTGAGGGGACCGCGGGGAGTCGCGGATCCGAGCGCGGCGGGAATTGGCGGGCTGGGATTGGTGGAGCCGGCAGGCGCTGCTTCGGGTTGTGATTGGCTGGCTGTCCGCCCGTGGGGCATAAATAGCGGGCGTTGGGGCGGCAGCGCCGTCAGTTCGGCGGTGAAGCTGGGAGCGACGGGAGCTGTGGATGCGCGGTCCGAGGAGCGGCGCTGCGGCAGGACGGGACCCCCGCGGCAGCTGATCCGGGGAGCGCCG CCCCAAGGTGCAGTGAGAAGCATGAGCAGCTTTTAG